The Prochlorococcus marinus str. MIT 9301 genome window below encodes:
- a CDS encoding 2Fe-2S iron-sulfur cluster-binding protein, translated as MKETKNTKVIWPNNKETFVSDGDNWFSSAKKAGLEIPSGCLTGSCGACEIDVNGVTVRACISEIKNNKKCTLRVSLTTDPFWEK; from the coding sequence TTGAAAGAAACAAAAAATACAAAAGTAATATGGCCAAACAATAAAGAAACCTTTGTTTCAGATGGTGATAACTGGTTTTCTTCTGCTAAAAAAGCAGGTTTAGAAATCCCTTCTGGCTGCCTCACAGGGAGTTGTGGAGCCTGTGAAATTGATGTAAACGGTGTAACAGTAAGGGCTTGTATAAGTGAAATTAAAAATAATAAAAAATGTACGTTACGGGTTTCTTTAACTACAGACCCCTTTTGGGAAAAATAA
- a CDS encoding phenylpyruvate tautomerase MIF-related protein — protein MPYINLSTSAKVNDKDKLLEEISTLISSLTKKSRRFVMAKIDDNCQMYFDDATPSCFLEIKSIGSLNPSEMAKPISDFVYEKMGIPIDRIYLSFQDVPASLWAWNGRTFG, from the coding sequence ATGCCTTATATTAATCTTTCGACTTCAGCAAAAGTAAATGATAAAGATAAATTACTCGAAGAAATTTCAACTCTAATTTCATCTTTAACTAAAAAATCAAGAAGATTTGTTATGGCGAAAATTGATGATAATTGTCAAATGTATTTTGATGATGCGACTCCTTCTTGCTTTTTGGAAATCAAGTCAATAGGTTCTTTAAATCCTTCAGAAATGGCAAAACCAATATCGGATTTTGTATATGAGAAAATGGGAATCCCAATAGATAGGATTTATCTTTCTTTTCAGGATGTACCCGCATCATTGTGGGCTTGGAATGGTAGAACATTTGGTTAA
- a CDS encoding methyltransferase domain-containing protein, which produces MEVLNNYQRKKLDESNDEEFYSDPKFVYHLDANFRRKLSDLYEREIDSYSTVLDLMSSWDSYLPKMKKYKKVIGHGLNKQELEKNKIFDSYWIQNFNLNQQIPLDEESVDYCLMVAAWQYLQYPEKLTKEIARILSRHGKFIIAFSNRAFWHKAPNIWTSSTEEERVKYVRKVLISNGFNEPKIIKEFSDKALDIFNIFNKDPFYCLIATKE; this is translated from the coding sequence TTGGAAGTTTTAAATAATTATCAAAGGAAAAAACTTGATGAGAGTAATGATGAAGAGTTTTATTCTGATCCAAAATTTGTCTATCATCTAGATGCGAACTTCAGGCGAAAACTTTCAGATTTGTATGAAAGAGAAATTGATAGTTATTCGACTGTCCTTGATTTAATGTCCAGTTGGGATAGTTATTTACCTAAAATGAAAAAATATAAAAAAGTTATAGGACATGGTTTAAACAAGCAAGAACTTGAAAAAAACAAAATTTTTGATTCTTATTGGATACAAAATTTTAATTTAAATCAACAAATTCCGCTTGATGAAGAAAGTGTTGATTATTGCTTAATGGTGGCCGCATGGCAATATTTACAATATCCAGAGAAGTTAACCAAAGAAATTGCAAGAATATTAAGTAGACATGGTAAGTTTATTATTGCTTTTTCAAACAGAGCATTTTGGCATAAAGCTCCCAACATATGGACTTCATCTACTGAAGAAGAGAGGGTTAAATACGTAAGAAAAGTATTAATCTCAAACGGATTTAACGAGCCAAAAATTATCAAAGAATTTAGTGATAAAGCACTTGATATTTTTAATATTTTCAATAAAGACCCATTTTATTGTTTAATCGCGACCAAAGAGTAA
- a CDS encoding DUF3386 domain-containing protein codes for MDNLKEINCKEIFRKAYENRYTWQNDFNGYQGKCIFFTKNNIHQGNFLLGKDFKPNIQKIEDEKIVKSIASQLFEVCIHRVKREFEAVHSENNFNLLKNSESGIEMIVSGKNKGDKYRVKNNCINMVYRKIHGTIIEIFVEEFLETGVGSLSKKYSSQQINPDTLQTNSEKLEYEDEFVNVGKEDYWILKSRTIKYLNQNQEEEMQKFVFEDLCLLN; via the coding sequence ATGGATAATCTAAAAGAGATTAATTGTAAGGAGATTTTTAGGAAGGCTTATGAAAATCGGTACACTTGGCAGAATGATTTTAATGGTTACCAAGGTAAATGTATTTTTTTTACTAAGAATAATATTCATCAAGGTAACTTCTTATTAGGTAAAGACTTTAAACCAAATATTCAAAAAATAGAAGATGAGAAAATTGTTAAAAGTATTGCCTCTCAATTATTTGAAGTATGTATACATAGGGTAAAAAGAGAATTCGAAGCAGTGCACTCAGAAAATAATTTTAATTTACTCAAAAATTCTGAAAGTGGGATAGAAATGATTGTTTCAGGTAAGAATAAAGGTGATAAATATAGAGTTAAAAATAACTGTATTAATATGGTTTATAGAAAAATTCATGGAACTATAATTGAAATTTTTGTTGAAGAATTCTTAGAAACAGGAGTCGGTTCCCTTAGTAAAAAATATAGTAGTCAACAAATTAATCCAGATACACTTCAGACGAATTCCGAAAAATTGGAATACGAGGATGAATTTGTAAATGTAGGGAAAGAAGATTATTGGATATTAAAATCGAGGACAATTAAATATTTAAACCAAAATCAAGAAGAAGAGATGCAAAAGTTTGTTTTCGAGGATTTATGCTTATTAAATTAG
- the fldA gene encoding flavodoxin FldA — MTVGIYYATTTGKTEDVADRLHNFISSAEAPKDVSDVDDLSEFEGLDGIICGIPTWNTGADEERSGTAWDSILEDIGELSLSGKKVAIFGLGDSSTYTENYCDAMEELHSYFTKAGAEMVGYVDKSSYTFDESKSVMGDRFCGLPLDEDSESDLTDSRLETWASQLKGEIPSLA; from the coding sequence ATGACTGTAGGAATTTATTACGCAACTACAACCGGAAAAACAGAAGATGTGGCTGATCGTCTTCACAACTTTATCTCTTCAGCTGAAGCACCTAAAGATGTATCTGATGTGGATGATCTTTCAGAATTTGAGGGTCTTGATGGAATTATCTGCGGGATACCCACTTGGAATACTGGTGCCGATGAAGAAAGGTCGGGAACTGCATGGGATTCAATCTTAGAGGATATTGGTGAACTAAGTTTATCAGGAAAAAAAGTTGCAATTTTTGGTTTAGGAGATTCTTCTACATATACAGAAAACTATTGTGATGCAATGGAAGAACTTCATAGCTACTTCACAAAAGCAGGCGCCGAAATGGTCGGTTACGTAGATAAATCTTCTTATACATTTGATGAATCCAAAAGTGTTATGGGGGACAGATTTTGTGGATTACCTCTTGATGAGGATAGTGAATCTGATTTGACCGATTCGCGTCTTGAGACATGGGCTTCTCAGCTTAAGGGTGAAATCCCCTCATTGGCATAG
- a CDS encoding extracellular solute-binding protein, with amino-acid sequence MQKLKKIIFSVFTCTFLLNVNIPANSTEKEVKVYSGRHYNTDRSVFKKFAEETGIKVRLIEAAGISLIERMKREGKNSQADLILLVDAARITNAAKAGLLQSIESSNLENDVPVGLKDPGKEWYALTRRVRVMIANPKVVDVSKINDYTDLADPSLKGKVCLRNRKSPYNQSLVANQLINKGELATKAWLSGMISNVSKPFFPGDIAIIRAVSKKKCGVGIVNHYYVARMLAGVNGRRDALYAKKTEVLTPNPAHVNISAGGVAKYATNKNEAIQLLEFLASSEGSKGLAAPTFEHPLKEVNQNQIVKNFGEFTPDGVTVEELGEKNSLAIRLMKDAGWN; translated from the coding sequence GTGCAAAAACTAAAAAAAATAATTTTTTCAGTATTCACATGTACATTTTTGCTAAACGTTAATATACCTGCTAATTCAACAGAAAAAGAAGTCAAAGTTTATTCGGGTAGACATTACAACACAGATAGAAGTGTTTTTAAAAAGTTTGCAGAAGAAACAGGAATTAAAGTTAGGCTTATCGAGGCAGCGGGAATTTCTTTAATCGAAAGAATGAAACGAGAAGGGAAGAATTCTCAAGCAGATTTAATATTGTTAGTAGATGCCGCAAGAATTACTAATGCAGCCAAAGCTGGATTACTTCAATCAATAGAATCTTCTAATTTAGAAAATGATGTTCCAGTTGGATTAAAAGATCCAGGTAAGGAATGGTATGCATTAACAAGAAGAGTTAGGGTAATGATAGCCAATCCAAAAGTTGTCGATGTTAGCAAGATAAATGACTACACTGATTTGGCTGATCCGTCTTTAAAAGGGAAAGTATGTTTAAGAAATAGAAAAAGTCCATATAATCAATCTTTAGTTGCCAATCAATTAATCAACAAAGGTGAATTAGCTACTAAAGCTTGGCTAAGCGGAATGATTTCAAACGTTTCAAAACCTTTTTTCCCAGGGGATATTGCAATAATTAGAGCAGTTTCAAAGAAAAAATGCGGGGTAGGAATCGTTAACCATTATTATGTCGCAAGAATGTTGGCTGGTGTTAATGGAAGAAGAGATGCTTTATATGCAAAAAAAACAGAGGTCCTTACACCTAATCCTGCTCATGTAAATATTAGTGCTGGAGGTGTTGCAAAATATGCAACAAATAAAAATGAAGCTATTCAGTTGCTTGAATTCTTAGCATCTTCGGAAGGAAGTAAAGGTTTAGCTGCTCCAACTTTTGAACATCCCTTGAAGGAAGTTAATCAGAATCAAATAGTTAAGAACTTTGGAGAGTTTACACCTGATGGTGTTACCGTAGAAGAACTTGGAGAAAAAAATTCTTTAGCTATTAGATTGATGAAAGATGCAGGTTGGAATTAA
- the glyQ gene encoding glycine--tRNA ligase subunit alpha: protein MFFQDIIQKLNNFWSEEGCLIMQPYDTEKGAGTMNPHTFLRAIGPEPWSVAYAEPCRRPTDGRFGDNPNRAQHYFQYQVIIKPSPEGIQEKYLTSLESLGINPRNHDIRFVEDNWESPTLGAWGVGWEVWLDGMEVTQFTYFQQCGGIDCNPIPIEITYGLERIAMFLQNKESIWDLNWNKDLKYSDIWLQFEKSQCSYNFTESSADNLRKLFEIYQAEANNLIQKKLTYPALDFVLKCSHTFNLLDARGVISVTDRAQYIEKIRKLAREVASSWVEEREFLNFPLVKN, encoded by the coding sequence ATGTTTTTTCAGGATATAATTCAAAAACTAAATAATTTTTGGTCAGAAGAAGGTTGTTTGATTATGCAGCCGTATGATACTGAAAAGGGTGCTGGAACGATGAATCCCCATACTTTTTTAAGGGCAATTGGACCAGAGCCTTGGAGTGTGGCATATGCTGAGCCATGTAGAAGGCCTACAGATGGACGTTTTGGCGATAATCCAAATAGGGCGCAACATTACTTTCAATATCAAGTAATAATTAAACCTTCGCCTGAAGGAATCCAGGAAAAATATTTGACATCTCTAGAATCTCTTGGAATTAATCCTAGAAATCATGACATAAGATTTGTGGAAGATAATTGGGAGTCGCCAACACTTGGAGCTTGGGGTGTAGGTTGGGAAGTTTGGTTGGACGGAATGGAAGTAACTCAATTCACTTATTTCCAACAATGCGGGGGTATAGATTGTAATCCAATCCCAATTGAAATCACTTACGGACTAGAGAGGATTGCAATGTTTTTGCAGAATAAGGAAAGTATTTGGGACTTGAATTGGAATAAGGATTTGAAATATAGCGATATTTGGCTTCAATTTGAAAAAAGTCAATGCTCATATAATTTTACTGAATCTAGTGCCGACAATCTCAGGAAATTATTTGAAATTTACCAAGCTGAGGCAAATAATTTAATCCAAAAGAAATTAACTTATCCTGCCCTTGATTTTGTTCTGAAATGTAGTCATACATTTAATCTTCTAGATGCTAGAGGAGTGATCTCAGTTACAGATCGTGCTCAATATATTGAAAAGATTCGAAAATTAGCAAGAGAAGTTGCATCATCATGGGTGGAAGAAAGAGAATTCCTTAACTTTCCATTGGTAAAGAATTAA
- a CDS encoding rhomboid family intramembrane serine protease: MPFYNSISKYDWQYLVTGFFLISVFIFTDLIGVIDKEYFYFVPRLISDQPHRIFTSILTHADLNHLLSNLGGIIITRYFLMRLEIKSRFFYLKFILICSFLNFFILWVYEKILSYFNIYPNYAALGFSGIIYAFFGFLLLTSFHGKKYFLGKEIGFKSNYEVQKMSKTICLIGLMLSFLPGVSLLGHLSGFIAGCFLFLI; this comes from the coding sequence ATGCCTTTTTATAATTCAATATCAAAATATGATTGGCAATATCTTGTAACTGGATTTTTTTTAATCTCAGTTTTTATTTTTACAGATTTAATTGGCGTTATTGATAAAGAATATTTTTACTTTGTACCAAGATTAATTAGTGATCAACCCCATAGGATTTTTACATCAATATTAACTCATGCAGATTTAAATCATTTATTAAGTAATCTTGGTGGAATAATCATCACTAGATATTTTTTGATGAGACTTGAAATTAAAAGTAGATTTTTTTATTTGAAATTTATTTTAATTTGCTCTTTTTTAAATTTTTTTATTTTATGGGTCTACGAAAAGATCTTGTCTTATTTTAATATATATCCGAATTATGCCGCTTTAGGATTTAGTGGAATAATTTATGCTTTTTTTGGATTCTTACTATTAACTTCTTTTCATGGAAAGAAATATTTTTTAGGTAAAGAAATTGGTTTTAAGTCCAATTATGAAGTTCAAAAAATGTCAAAGACAATATGCCTCATAGGTTTGATGCTCTCTTTTTTGCCAGGGGTAAGTTTATTAGGTCATTTAAGTGGATTTATTGCAGGGTGTTTTTTATTCTTAATCTAA
- a CDS encoding cobyric acid synthase produces the protein MELEAKLHEIKKPIMVLGTSSGAGKSLTVTAICRILKNLGEEPIPFKGQNMSNNAWVDWEGGEMAYSQALQAFACGINPAAEMNPILLKPQGNSISEVIHLGKSIGTTTAKNYYKDWFTPGWEVIKKSLKSIYEGNPNCRLIIEGAGSPVEMNLIHRDLTNLRVAKYLNANCILVTDIERGGVFAQIIGTLELMKPEEKKLIKGIIINRFRGDLSLFEDGKKWIENKTQIPVVGIIPWLNDSFPPEDSLDLIEKKSLSKNPEIKVGIIKLPSISNFSDFDPLENEETIFIEWIRKSQNLSKYDFIILPGSKQTIKDQIFLENSGLSKDIRDYSKNKGNIVGICGGLQMLGTTLEDPYFKEGSKNYSEQKIKGIGLLPLKTTFFKKKLTRQIKSKSIWPCQSEINGFEIHNGQTVLDEIQSSLKINPIFEDSDLGWYKENNKGGTIAGTYIHGIFENDSWREHYINLIRKSKNLPTLNKKSISYKEKRQFIIDNLANEFHKHLNLKSFLS, from the coding sequence ATGGAATTAGAGGCAAAATTACATGAAATAAAGAAACCAATAATGGTCCTAGGTACTTCCAGTGGAGCAGGAAAATCATTAACAGTTACTGCTATTTGTAGGATTCTTAAAAACTTAGGCGAAGAACCAATCCCTTTTAAAGGACAAAATATGAGCAACAACGCTTGGGTTGATTGGGAAGGTGGAGAAATGGCATATTCACAAGCACTTCAGGCTTTTGCTTGTGGTATTAATCCCGCTGCAGAGATGAATCCCATTTTATTAAAACCACAAGGAAACTCAATAAGCGAGGTGATTCACCTTGGCAAAAGCATAGGGACCACCACTGCAAAAAATTACTATAAGGATTGGTTTACTCCAGGTTGGGAAGTAATTAAAAAAAGTTTAAAGTCTATTTACGAAGGAAATCCGAATTGCCGTTTAATTATCGAAGGGGCTGGAAGTCCGGTAGAGATGAATTTAATTCATAGAGATCTGACTAATTTAAGAGTTGCTAAATATTTAAATGCAAATTGCATTTTGGTTACTGATATTGAAAGGGGAGGCGTATTTGCACAAATAATTGGTACTCTTGAATTAATGAAGCCTGAAGAAAAGAAGCTTATTAAGGGAATTATTATAAATAGATTCAGAGGAGACCTTTCATTATTTGAAGATGGGAAGAAATGGATAGAGAATAAGACTCAAATCCCTGTTGTTGGAATTATTCCATGGTTAAATGATTCATTTCCCCCAGAGGACTCTTTAGATTTAATAGAAAAAAAATCACTTTCTAAAAATCCTGAAATCAAAGTTGGAATTATAAAATTACCATCTATTAGTAACTTCTCGGATTTTGATCCACTAGAAAATGAAGAAACGATATTTATTGAATGGATTAGAAAATCACAAAATCTAAGTAAGTATGACTTCATCATTCTGCCGGGAAGTAAACAAACGATTAAAGATCAAATATTTCTTGAAAATTCTGGTTTATCTAAGGATATAAGGGACTATTCAAAAAACAAAGGAAATATTGTTGGAATATGTGGAGGCTTACAAATGTTAGGGACTACACTTGAAGATCCATATTTTAAAGAGGGTTCCAAAAATTATTCTGAACAAAAAATTAAAGGTATTGGATTACTACCCTTAAAAACGACTTTCTTTAAAAAAAAATTAACACGTCAAATTAAATCTAAATCTATATGGCCGTGCCAATCAGAAATTAATGGATTTGAAATTCATAATGGTCAAACTGTATTAGATGAAATCCAAAGTTCATTAAAGATTAATCCAATTTTTGAAGATTCAGATCTTGGTTGGTATAAAGAAAATAATAAAGGAGGAACTATTGCAGGAACATATATTCATGGAATCTTTGAAAATGACAGTTGGAGAGAGCATTATATTAATTTAATAAGGAAGAGTAAAAATCTACCAACATTAAACAAAAAATCAATATCTTATAAAGAGAAGAGACAATTCATTATTGATAATCTTGCGAATGAATTCCACAAACATTTAAATCTCAAATCATTTTTAAGTTGA
- a CDS encoding Fe2+-dependent dioxygenase, producing the protein MNYLIHQLLNAEEINLIKKELDKCSQQDWEDGKKTAGSHASMVKNNLQLNRNTEVSKKNAQLVTKKILSSQLIKSFSLPKKIHGIMFTKSSKNMHYGRHIDNPYMSSGRSDLSFTISLTNKDFYDGGELIIETMNTEEKFKLNPGEIILYPSSYLHAVNEVNNGERLVCVGWIESYVKSTEKREYLFDLDAGARSLLSKHGRSDELDLIFKSYSNLLRDIGE; encoded by the coding sequence ATGAATTATTTAATCCATCAGTTGTTAAACGCTGAAGAAATAAATTTAATAAAAAAAGAATTAGACAAATGTAGTCAACAAGATTGGGAAGATGGGAAAAAAACTGCTGGCAGTCACGCATCAATGGTAAAAAATAATTTACAACTAAATAGAAATACTGAAGTATCAAAAAAAAACGCTCAATTAGTTACTAAAAAAATCCTTTCCAGCCAATTAATAAAAAGTTTTTCTTTACCAAAAAAGATACATGGAATAATGTTTACAAAATCGTCAAAAAATATGCATTATGGGAGACATATTGACAATCCATACATGTCTTCTGGTAGATCAGATTTATCATTTACTATTTCATTGACGAATAAAGATTTTTATGACGGTGGAGAATTAATTATTGAAACAATGAACACAGAAGAAAAATTCAAATTGAATCCTGGAGAGATAATTTTATATCCAAGTTCTTACTTACATGCAGTGAATGAAGTAAATAATGGTGAAAGATTAGTATGCGTGGGTTGGATAGAAAGTTATGTTAAATCTACTGAAAAAAGAGAATATTTATTTGATTTAGACGCAGGTGCAAGAAGTTTACTGTCAAAGCATGGCAGATCTGACGAACTTGATCTTATTTTTAAATCTTATTCAAATCTCTTAAGAGATATCGGGGAGTAA
- a CDS encoding DUF1824 family protein has product MEINKLVDLNNLRTAPQLSDSQVKKLSEELEANILKTDWLTIGIMAPRDNRAIESLQSISKKYASIKFGNLDSLHADGCVFLKANQKTGNVFMRSENGLGEGILITCQYNEDAKPSDTFGPLPLDFFM; this is encoded by the coding sequence ATGGAAATAAATAAATTAGTTGATTTAAATAATCTTAGAACTGCGCCTCAATTAAGTGATAGTCAAGTGAAAAAACTTTCGGAGGAACTTGAAGCAAATATTCTTAAAACTGATTGGTTAACAATAGGAATAATGGCGCCTCGCGATAATAGGGCTATTGAATCATTACAGTCAATTTCTAAGAAATATGCCTCAATTAAATTTGGAAATTTAGATTCACTTCATGCTGATGGTTGTGTTTTTTTAAAAGCTAATCAAAAAACTGGTAATGTTTTTATGAGATCTGAAAATGGTCTTGGAGAAGGGATTTTAATAACATGTCAGTATAACGAAGATGCCAAACCATCTGATACTTTTGGACCATTGCCATTGGATTTCTTTATGTAA
- a CDS encoding iron uptake porin, which yields MKLFQQMLVAGATLSLLAPVAAQASDVVNLEEMNSYSRSKTKSSRFDSKTFINEVSEDIANLKGRVDGLEVKQNEFEAGGFSDTTTLDGKAVFGLMATDHSKVKTDGTDVLAAAYQYTMNLNSSFTGDDNLYVRLRSGNSTSNFVNKEFGTYLSMGTEYGDLLKVDKIWYTFPVGDSNTVWVGPKIENYYMHGTTPSIYKPVTKQFTLGGNGDAYGASTDSGFGWAYKADNGFAVSSNVVSKQNVASESGTSKGFLTNEAKTSWATQAGYTTDQWSVSAIVNNKYNGWTDGYYESKQHTPSNFTTGVTNFTAIGLRGWWRPLETGTATPAVSLGYDTTDYDEAPEASNNSTAWFAGLTWQDIFQADDRIGVAFGQPTMNEDEPNEPFAYEAYYEFKANDSITITPTIFGGTNRNGADGDDVFGTVLQTTFKF from the coding sequence ATGAAACTCTTCCAACAAATGTTGGTGGCCGGAGCGACATTGAGCTTATTAGCTCCAGTTGCTGCTCAAGCTTCCGACGTAGTCAATCTAGAAGAAATGAATAGCTACTCACGTAGCAAAACAAAATCTTCCAGATTTGATAGTAAAACATTCATTAACGAAGTTAGTGAAGATATTGCAAATCTTAAGGGTCGTGTAGATGGCCTTGAGGTTAAACAAAATGAATTTGAAGCCGGCGGATTCTCAGATACAACTACATTAGATGGTAAAGCTGTCTTTGGTTTGATGGCCACTGACCACTCAAAGGTTAAGACAGATGGTACTGACGTATTAGCAGCTGCTTATCAATACACAATGAATCTCAACTCAAGTTTTACGGGTGATGATAATCTTTACGTAAGACTAAGATCAGGTAACAGCACTAGTAATTTTGTTAATAAGGAATTTGGAACATACTTAAGTATGGGTACTGAATATGGAGATTTACTTAAAGTCGATAAAATCTGGTATACGTTCCCAGTTGGTGATAGTAATACTGTCTGGGTAGGACCAAAAATTGAAAACTACTATATGCATGGAACTACTCCTTCTATCTATAAGCCAGTAACAAAACAATTTACTCTTGGTGGTAATGGCGATGCATATGGTGCAAGTACCGACTCAGGTTTTGGTTGGGCATACAAAGCTGATAATGGCTTTGCTGTAAGTTCTAACGTGGTTTCCAAGCAAAACGTGGCATCTGAAAGTGGAACATCGAAAGGGTTTTTGACCAATGAAGCAAAAACTTCATGGGCTACTCAGGCAGGTTACACCACTGATCAATGGTCTGTATCTGCGATTGTTAACAATAAATACAACGGTTGGACAGATGGTTACTACGAGTCAAAACAGCATACCCCTTCCAATTTCACTACAGGTGTAACTAACTTTACTGCAATTGGTTTAAGAGGATGGTGGAGACCACTTGAGACTGGAACAGCAACGCCTGCAGTTTCTCTTGGATATGATACTACCGACTATGATGAAGCTCCAGAAGCATCCAACAATTCAACAGCATGGTTTGCTGGATTAACTTGGCAGGATATTTTCCAAGCTGATGACAGAATCGGAGTAGCTTTTGGACAGCCAACTATGAACGAAGACGAACCTAATGAACCATTCGCTTACGAAGCATATTATGAATTCAAAGCTAATGATTCTATTACTATTACACCTACCATTTTTGGTGGAACTAATAGAAATGGAGCAGATGGTGATGATGTCTTCGGCACAGTTCTCCAAACAACTTTCAAGTTCTAA
- a CDS encoding chlorophyll a/b binding light-harvesting protein, producing the protein MLQTYGKSDVTYDWYAGNSGVVGRSGKFIAAHAAHAGLMMFWAGAFGLFELARYDSSIPMGAQKAIVLPHLAGIGIGGIENGVITEPYGIVVICTLHLIFSAVLGAGGLLHSNKFAGDLGDYPENSKPQKFDFEWDDPDKLTFILGHHLIFLGLGAIMFVEWARIHGIYDPAIGSTRQVIYNLDIAAIWNHQFDFLKIDSLEDVMGGHAFLAFLEIIGGVFHICTKQFGEYTEFKGKGLLGAEAILSYSVVGVSYMAFVAAFWCASNTTIYPVDLYGEPLKLQFEFAPYFTDTVDLGSGVYSSRAWLANTHFYLGFFFLQGHLWHALRAMGFDFKKIGQAFDNIENTKITQN; encoded by the coding sequence GTGTTACAAACTTACGGAAAATCTGATGTCACCTATGACTGGTATGCAGGGAATTCTGGTGTTGTTGGCCGTTCAGGTAAATTCATAGCTGCTCATGCTGCTCATGCAGGTTTAATGATGTTCTGGGCAGGAGCTTTTGGATTATTTGAATTGGCTCGTTACGACTCCAGTATTCCAATGGGGGCACAGAAAGCAATTGTTTTACCTCACCTAGCCGGTATTGGAATTGGTGGGATTGAAAATGGTGTTATTACAGAACCATATGGAATAGTTGTAATTTGCACATTACATCTAATATTCTCAGCAGTATTGGGTGCTGGAGGATTACTACACTCCAATAAATTTGCTGGTGATCTTGGAGACTATCCAGAGAATAGTAAGCCACAAAAATTTGATTTTGAATGGGATGATCCAGATAAATTAACTTTTATTCTTGGTCATCATCTAATTTTTCTGGGGCTTGGAGCAATAATGTTCGTTGAATGGGCCCGTATTCATGGAATTTACGACCCAGCAATAGGATCTACAAGACAAGTTATTTACAATTTAGATATTGCCGCTATCTGGAATCATCAATTTGATTTTTTAAAAATAGATAGTCTTGAAGATGTTATGGGTGGACATGCTTTCCTAGCTTTCCTCGAAATAATTGGAGGGGTTTTCCATATTTGTACTAAACAATTTGGAGAATATACAGAATTCAAGGGAAAAGGATTACTAGGAGCTGAGGCAATTTTGTCATATTCAGTAGTAGGTGTTTCTTATATGGCTTTTGTTGCTGCTTTTTGGTGTGCTTCAAACACAACTATATATCCAGTTGATTTGTATGGAGAGCCCTTAAAGCTTCAATTTGAATTCGCACCTTATTTTACTGATACGGTAGATTTAGGTTCAGGGGTTTATAGCTCAAGAGCTTGGCTTGCTAATACTCATTTTTATTTGGGTTTCTTTTTCTTACAAGGTCATCTTTGGCATGCATTAAGAGCAATGGGATTTGACTTTAAGAAAATTGGTCAAGCTTTTGACAATATTGAAAATACAAAAATTACTCAAAATTAG